From Miscanthus floridulus cultivar M001 chromosome 15, ASM1932011v1, whole genome shotgun sequence, the proteins below share one genomic window:
- the LOC136508494 gene encoding disease resistance protein RGA5-like isoform X1, whose translation MEAAVVTASHGAMGSLIAKLGDLLAAEYKLLKGAKGQILFLKAELESMHVFLKKISDTEQPDEQDKCWAKEVRELSYDIEDSVSEFMLRVEHKSSCKPRGFMGFINRSTKLLTTMNIRHDIAKEFESLKVRLVEARERRMRYQQTNDVAPRTTNTTIDLRLLAMYAEASGLVGMDGPTDELIQLMGGEDEVKVLSIVGFGGLGKTTLANEIYCKLQGEFQCRAFVSVSQKPNIRKLLRTMLSQVGFVAPMDTNMEIWEETEFISALRKFLLKQRYLIVIDDIWEAPAWDIIRCALPENINGSRVLITTRIETVARACCAKNIECVYKMKALSDRDSRSLFFKRIFGAEEACPPYLMEVSAQILKKCGGLPLAIITTSSLIASQPSKLKEHWEHVRDSLGSSFEVSPSLDGMRQILNLSYINLPHYLKTCMLYLGIYPEDYTINKNDLVRQWVSEGFICEGRGTDPEDIAKSYFNELINRSLIQPVDTDYNGEVMSCRVHDMMLDLILYKSREDNFISVMDDIQDLTRQPAKIRRLSLSLDGAIDETVGRSFQLSQTRMLARFGTSLYLPPILQFKHLRVLTIEISSWPYSSELLDLNGICHLFQLGFLKIIASGRHVVLPSKIGRLQQLKTFEIDAGQSDLQLPSDIVHLSRLWHLIVPRKVIFPSGISNMKSLRTPRCFDLRNSLDNIKGLRELTNLTNVEISYSDNTSTNRDEFAAKRRELVHALGNICSLKCLIFNNYLPVTLIRACLDSWCSVPTSFIHLQSFRSWFSRIPGWIGQHHSLYDLQLGVQDVYGDDVGILSQLPSLVCLHLHIHGVPKDKIIIRGRGFPVLKHFTVECFRISYLAFEAGAMPKLERLELCLNAQGWDRYGGVPAGIEYLSGLKEVIGNIAVHFAKGSNRRAAESALRDVAGLHPGHPVSNIKLMGGRYGFDGYDDEPREEEDGNSSSA comes from the exons ATGGAGGCTGCCGTGGTGACTGCATCACACGGCGCTATGGGCTCCTTGATAGCGAAGCTTGGTGATTTGCTCGCAGCTGAGTACAAGCTGCTCAAAGGAGCTAAGGGACAGATCTTGTTCCTCAAAGCTGAGCTTGAGAGCATGCATGTCTTCCTCAAGAAGATCTCAGATACTGAGCAGCCTGATGAGCAAGACAAGTGTTGGGCCAAGGAGGTACGTGAGCTGTCCTATGATATTGAGGACAGTGTCAGTGAGTTCATGCTCCGTGTGGAACACAAGTCAAGCTGCAAGCCACGCGGATTCATGGGTTTCATAAATAGGAGCACAAAGTTGTTGACGACCATGAACATTCGACATGACATTGCCaaagagtttgaaagcctcaagGTCCGTCTCGTCGAGGCCAGGGAGCGACGCATGAGGTACCAGCAGACTAATGATGTTGCCCCTAGGACAACCAACACAACCATTGATCTTCGGTTGTTAGCAATGTATGCAGAGGCATCTGGCCTTGTGGGCATGGATGGCCCCACAGATGAACTGATTCAGTTGATGGGTGGAGAGGATGAGGTAAAGGTGCTCTCTATAGTCGGATTTGGAGGCCTAGGAAAAACTACGCTTGCAAATGAGATTTATTGCAAGCTTCAGGGGGAGTTCCAGTGTCGAGCCTTCGTGTCTGTGTCCCAAAAACCAAACATTAGGAAGCTTCTGAGAACCATGCTATCTCAAGTTGGCTTTGTAGCTCCTATGGACACCAATATGGAAATTTGGGAAGAGACAGAATTCATTAGTGCGCTACGAAAATTCCTTCTAAAACAGAG GTACCTAATTGTAATTGATGACATCTGGGAGGCTCCTGCATGGGATATCATTAGATGTGCTCTTCCAGAGAACATTAATGGCAGCAGAGTATTAATAACTACACGAATTGAGACTGTGGCCAGAGCTTGCTGTGCTAAGAACATTGAATGTGTTTACAAGATGAAGGCCCTTAGTGACCGAGACTCACGAAGCTTATTCTTCAAAAGAATTTTTGGTGCAGAGGAAGCTTGCCCTCCATATTTGATGGAAGTGTCTGCTCAAATTTTGAAAAAATGTGGTGGTTTGCCACTTGCAATTATTACAACATCTAGCCTAATAGCCAGCCAACCAAGCAAACTAAAGGAGCACTGGGAACATGTAAGGGACTCTCTGGGCTCCAGCTTTGAAGTGAGCCCAAGCTTGGATGGCATGAGACAAATATTAAACCTCAGCTACATAAACCTTCCTCATTATTTGAAGACTTGTATGCTATATCTCGGCATTTATCCAGAGGACTACACAATCAATAAGAATGATTTGGTTAGACAGTGGGTAAGTGAAGGTTTTATATGTGAAGGTCGTGGGACAGATCCAGAGGATATTGCAAAGAGCTATTTTAATGAGCTTATCAATAGGAGTTTGATTCAGCCCGTAGATACAGACTACAATGGTGAGGTGATGTCTTGCAGGGTTCATGACATGATGCTTGATCTTATCCTATATAAATCCAGAGAAGACAATTTTATCTCTGTAATGGATGATATACAAGATTTGACAAGACAGCCTGCAAAGATCCGTCGACTCTCACTCAGTTTGGATGGTGCAATAGATGAAACAGTAGGAAGATCCTTCCAGCTATCCCAAACACGAATGCTAGCAAGATTTGGTACCTCTTTATATCTACCTCCTATTTTACAGTTCAAGCATCTCCGAGTTTTGACGATTGAAATTTCAAGTTGGCCCTATTCATCTGAGTTACTTGACTTGAATGGAATATGTCATTTGTTTCAACTGGGATTCTTAAAGATCATAGCAAGTGGTCGTCATGTGGTGTTACCTAGTAAAATTGGACGTCTGCAGCAACTGAAAACATTTGAAATAGATGCTGGACAATCAGATCTGCAGCTACCGTCAGATATTGTTCATTTGAGCCGTTTATGGCATCTAATTGTTCCACGCAAAGTAATATTTCCTAGTGGGATCAGTAACATGAAATCATTGCGTACTCCACGTTGCTTTGATTTGAGAAACTCACTAGACAATATCAAGGGTCTGAGAGAACTGACAAATCTGACAAATGTTGAAATCAGTTATTCTGACAACACATCCACCAATAGAGACGAGTTTGCAGCAAAAAGAAGGGAACTTGTGCACGCCCTTGGAAACATTTGCAGCCTCAAATGTCTTATTTTTAATAATTACCTACCTGTCACTCTCATCAGAGCCTGCTTAGATTCATGGTGTTCAGTCCCAACTTCTTTCATTCATCTCCAGAGCTTTCGTTCATGGTTCTCGAGGATTCCTGGGTGGATTGGCCAGCACCATAGCCTCTATGACCTGCAGCTTGGTGTTCAGGATGTGTATGGGGATGACGTTGGGATTCTCTCACAGTTGCCCTCCCTTGTCTGCCTCCACTTGCACATCCATGGAGTTCCTAAAGACAAGATCATCATCCGTGGAAGAGGATTCCCTGTTCTCAAGCATTTTACAGTTGAATGTTTCAGGATATCGTACCTGGCCTTTGAGGCAGGGGCGATGCCGAAGCTTGAAAGGCTCGAGCTGTGTCTCAATGCACAGGGATGGGACAGGTATGGTGGTGTGCCTGCTGGCATCGAGTACCTATCAGGCCTCAAGGAAGTCATCGGAAACATCGCGGTCCATTTTGCAAAGGGATCCAATCGAAGGGCTGCAGAGTCTGCGCTCAGGGACGTGGCTGGCCTGCACCCAGGTCACCCTGTATCCAACATCAAACTGATGGGCGGGCGTTATGGATTTGATGGCTACGACGATGAGCcccgggaagaagaggacgggAATAGTAGCAGTGCCTAG
- the LOC136508494 gene encoding disease resistance protein RGA5-like isoform X2, protein MHEVPQQTNDVAPRTTNTTIDLRTTNTTIDLRLLAMYAEASGLVGMDGPTDELIQLMGGEDEVKVLSIVGFGGLGKTTLANEIYCKLQGEFQCRAFVSVSQKPNIRKLLRTMLSQVGFVAPMDTNMEIWEETEFISALRKFLLKQRYLIVIDDIWEAPAWDIIRCALPENINGSRVLITTRIETVARACCAKNIECVYKMKALSDRDSRSLFFKRIFGAEEACPPYLMEVSAQILKKCGGLPLAIITTSSLIASQPSKLKEHWEHVRDSLGSSFEVSPSLDGMRQILNLSYINLPHYLKTCMLYLGIYPEDYTINKNDLVRQWVSEGFICEGRGTDPEDIAKSYFNELINRSLIQPVDTDYNGEVMSCRVHDMMLDLILYKSREDNFISVMDDIQDLTRQPAKIRRLSLSLDGAIDETVGRSFQLSQTRMLARFGTSLYLPPILQFKHLRVLTIEISSWPYSSELLDLNGICHLFQLGFLKIIASGRHVVLPSKIGRLQQLKTFEIDAGQSDLQLPSDIVHLSRLWHLIVPRKVIFPSGISNMKSLRTPRCFDLRNSLDNIKGLRELTNLTNVEISYSDNTSTNRDEFAAKRRELVHALGNICSLKCLIFNNYLPVTLIRACLDSWCSVPTSFIHLQSFRSWFSRIPGWIGQHHSLYDLQLGVQDVYGDDVGILSQLPSLVCLHLHIHGVPKDKIIIRGRGFPVLKHFTVECFRISYLAFEAGAMPKLERLELCLNAQGWDRYGGVPAGIEYLSGLKEVIGNIAVHFAKGSNRRAAESALRDVAGLHPGHPVSNIKLMGGRYGFDGYDDEPREEEDGNSSSA, encoded by the exons GACAACCAACACAACCATTGATCTTCGGTTGTTAGCAATGTATGCAGAGGCATCTGGCCTTGTGGGCATGGATGGCCCCACAGATGAACTGATTCAGTTGATGGGTGGAGAGGATGAGGTAAAGGTGCTCTCTATAGTCGGATTTGGAGGCCTAGGAAAAACTACGCTTGCAAATGAGATTTATTGCAAGCTTCAGGGGGAGTTCCAGTGTCGAGCCTTCGTGTCTGTGTCCCAAAAACCAAACATTAGGAAGCTTCTGAGAACCATGCTATCTCAAGTTGGCTTTGTAGCTCCTATGGACACCAATATGGAAATTTGGGAAGAGACAGAATTCATTAGTGCGCTACGAAAATTCCTTCTAAAACAGAG GTACCTAATTGTAATTGATGACATCTGGGAGGCTCCTGCATGGGATATCATTAGATGTGCTCTTCCAGAGAACATTAATGGCAGCAGAGTATTAATAACTACACGAATTGAGACTGTGGCCAGAGCTTGCTGTGCTAAGAACATTGAATGTGTTTACAAGATGAAGGCCCTTAGTGACCGAGACTCACGAAGCTTATTCTTCAAAAGAATTTTTGGTGCAGAGGAAGCTTGCCCTCCATATTTGATGGAAGTGTCTGCTCAAATTTTGAAAAAATGTGGTGGTTTGCCACTTGCAATTATTACAACATCTAGCCTAATAGCCAGCCAACCAAGCAAACTAAAGGAGCACTGGGAACATGTAAGGGACTCTCTGGGCTCCAGCTTTGAAGTGAGCCCAAGCTTGGATGGCATGAGACAAATATTAAACCTCAGCTACATAAACCTTCCTCATTATTTGAAGACTTGTATGCTATATCTCGGCATTTATCCAGAGGACTACACAATCAATAAGAATGATTTGGTTAGACAGTGGGTAAGTGAAGGTTTTATATGTGAAGGTCGTGGGACAGATCCAGAGGATATTGCAAAGAGCTATTTTAATGAGCTTATCAATAGGAGTTTGATTCAGCCCGTAGATACAGACTACAATGGTGAGGTGATGTCTTGCAGGGTTCATGACATGATGCTTGATCTTATCCTATATAAATCCAGAGAAGACAATTTTATCTCTGTAATGGATGATATACAAGATTTGACAAGACAGCCTGCAAAGATCCGTCGACTCTCACTCAGTTTGGATGGTGCAATAGATGAAACAGTAGGAAGATCCTTCCAGCTATCCCAAACACGAATGCTAGCAAGATTTGGTACCTCTTTATATCTACCTCCTATTTTACAGTTCAAGCATCTCCGAGTTTTGACGATTGAAATTTCAAGTTGGCCCTATTCATCTGAGTTACTTGACTTGAATGGAATATGTCATTTGTTTCAACTGGGATTCTTAAAGATCATAGCAAGTGGTCGTCATGTGGTGTTACCTAGTAAAATTGGACGTCTGCAGCAACTGAAAACATTTGAAATAGATGCTGGACAATCAGATCTGCAGCTACCGTCAGATATTGTTCATTTGAGCCGTTTATGGCATCTAATTGTTCCACGCAAAGTAATATTTCCTAGTGGGATCAGTAACATGAAATCATTGCGTACTCCACGTTGCTTTGATTTGAGAAACTCACTAGACAATATCAAGGGTCTGAGAGAACTGACAAATCTGACAAATGTTGAAATCAGTTATTCTGACAACACATCCACCAATAGAGACGAGTTTGCAGCAAAAAGAAGGGAACTTGTGCACGCCCTTGGAAACATTTGCAGCCTCAAATGTCTTATTTTTAATAATTACCTACCTGTCACTCTCATCAGAGCCTGCTTAGATTCATGGTGTTCAGTCCCAACTTCTTTCATTCATCTCCAGAGCTTTCGTTCATGGTTCTCGAGGATTCCTGGGTGGATTGGCCAGCACCATAGCCTCTATGACCTGCAGCTTGGTGTTCAGGATGTGTATGGGGATGACGTTGGGATTCTCTCACAGTTGCCCTCCCTTGTCTGCCTCCACTTGCACATCCATGGAGTTCCTAAAGACAAGATCATCATCCGTGGAAGAGGATTCCCTGTTCTCAAGCATTTTACAGTTGAATGTTTCAGGATATCGTACCTGGCCTTTGAGGCAGGGGCGATGCCGAAGCTTGAAAGGCTCGAGCTGTGTCTCAATGCACAGGGATGGGACAGGTATGGTGGTGTGCCTGCTGGCATCGAGTACCTATCAGGCCTCAAGGAAGTCATCGGAAACATCGCGGTCCATTTTGCAAAGGGATCCAATCGAAGGGCTGCAGAGTCTGCGCTCAGGGACGTGGCTGGCCTGCACCCAGGTCACCCTGTATCCAACATCAAACTGATGGGCGGGCGTTATGGATTTGATGGCTACGACGATGAGCcccgggaagaagaggacgggAATAGTAGCAGTGCCTAG
- the LOC136506645 gene encoding uncharacterized mitochondrial protein AtMg00810-like: MKATLQMSDLGLLHYYLGLEVTQSTDGITLGQSAYAAKILQNAGLAGCNPSFIPMEPRLKLSKKSSAPAVDATAYRSIVGSLRYLVNTRPDLAYSVGYVSRFMEEPTTEHLAAVKRVLRYVAGTLDYGCHYTRKKDARLVGFSDSDLAGDIDTRKSTTGVVFFLGNNIITWQSQKQKVVALSSCEAEYIAGTTAACQGVWLARLLGELKGKQEGAIKINIDNESAIQLSKNPVFHDRSKHIDVRFHFIRECVEEGRVCVASIGTTEQLADIMTKALARERFCELRTKLGLVKLKQKCKA, from the coding sequence ATGAAGGCAACGTTGCAGATGAGCGACttggggctgctgcactactacctcGGTCTGGAGGTAACTCAGTCCACAGATGGCATTACCTTGGGCCAAAGTGCATATGCAGCGAAGATTCTCCAGAACGCCGGGCTGGCTGGGTGCAACCCCAGCTTCATTCCCATGGAACCGCGCCTCAAGCTGAGCAAGAAGAGTTCTGCACCTGCCGTCGACGCCACCGCATACAGGAGCATCGTCGGGTCTCTCCGGTATTTGGTGAATACCAGGCCAGACTTGGCCTACTCAGTGGGCTATGTGAGCAGGTTCATGGAGGAGCCGACCACCGAGCACTTGGCTGCTGTGAAGAGGGTGCTGCGCTATGTCGCCGGCACGCTGGACTATGGCTGCCACTACACCAGGAAGAAGGACGCACGGCTGGTTGGTTTCAGCGACAGTGACCTTGCTGGGGACATCGACACCCGCAAGAGCACCACCGGagtcgtcttcttcctcggcaacaaCATCATAACCTGGCAGAGCCAAAAGCAGAAGGTTGTGGCCTTGTCTTCGTGCGAGGCTGAATATATCGCTGGCACAACGGCTGCCTGCCAGGGAGTATGGCTGGCGCGTCTTCTTGGCGAGCTCAAGGGCAAGCAGGAGGGCGCGATCAAGATCAACATCGACAACGAGTCTGCCATCCAGCTCAGTAAGAATCCTGTGTTCCACGACCGTAGCAAACATATAGATGTGAGGTTCCATTTTATTCGAGAATGCGTCGAGGAAGGCAGGGTGTGTGTTGCTTCCATTGGCACCACTGAGCAGCTGGCAGATATCATGACAAAGGCACTAGCGAGGGAGCGCTTCTGTGAACTGCGTACCAAGCTCGGCCTTGTCAAGCTCAAGCAAAAGTGCAAGGCTTAG